The genome window CCGTGTTCTTCACCAAACCACTTGTGTCTGCTTGCATCGGTCTGCCACATAATACCGGCGGTCGTCTTCCTTGGACACGGCCGGTGCTGTTTTGCTTTATGCTTCACTGCCTTCTTGCTCTTTATACCAGCTCCTTTAAGCACACGGAACACCGAAGAACGGCTCACAGACATTCCCTCCGCTTCGTTCAGGCGTTCAGTGAAATGAGAGAAATTATAGTCAAAATACTTCCCCTCAAACAGCTCGACAATCCTCGTTTTAACCTCATCTGAAAGAGCGTGCCTCGGCTTCCGTCCCGCGTTTCCATGCACCATCCCCCTTGCGCCGTTTCTGGCAAAGCTGGCTTTTAGCCTTATGATTTGTCTTATAGAAATACCAAGCTGTTCAGATGCCTCCCCATTAGTCACTAAGCCTGATGACGCGGCTCCTATAATCCTTACCCTTCTCGCTTCATCGTTTGTCATACTCATCATGATCTGCCTCATAGTGACATTATCTCAGAACGATTAGAGGGTGACATTATCACAGAACAACAACAGCGGCTGCTTTTTTGCTTGACCTCGCAACTTTAAAAGGCTAAACTTTAGAGTTGTAAGCGAACACAAATTCGGGCGCAAAGCCCGGGGAAGGAGAAAATTTTATGGACGCAAGCGGCCCCAGTCCTGAACCTGCTGGACCATATAATTTATTTTTCCGCTGACGTCCGCCGGCTCTCCGTGCCTGCGGGCGATGCGGGTGCGGAGGAAAGCATATGCTAAAAATCACAAAAACTACAGAGACGCATCTCATCGAGCTCTCTCCGGAAAGGATAGAAGCGGGTGCGTGGATAAATCTTGTACGCCCTACCGCGGACGAGCTTTCTGAGGCGGAAAGGATGACCGGAGCGCCGCAGGATTTCATACGCTCCGCAATGGACCCTGAAGAGTCCTCGCGCATCGAAATCGAAGAGAATCATATACTCGTCCTCATCAACGTTCCCATCGACCATGAATCGCACGATTACGAATACGACACGATACCGCTCGGCATCATAATCACGCCGGATTACTTCGTGACGATATGCCAGGAGTACAACGACGTCATTCAGAATTTTTCCGAGGCGCGCTTCCGCTACTTCTGCACCTTCAAGCGCACTAGGCTGCTCTTCCAGATACTTTACCGCTCGGCGATGCTCTTCCTCAAAGACCTGCGCCAGATGACGCGGCGTTCGGATCAGATAGAGCAGGACCTGCGCCAGTCGATGAAAAACGAAGAGCTCTTCCAACTGCTCGACCTGCAGAAAGGCCTTACCTACTATTCGATGTCGTTGCGCTCGAACAAGGTCGTCGTCGAACGCCTGCTGCGCCTCTGCTCCAATCCGCAGGTTAGCCACATAATAAAATTTCGCGAAGAGGACGACGACCTGCTCGACGACGTCCGGGTCGAATACGACCAGGCGATAGAGATGGCGCAGATTCAGACGGACGTCCTCGCCGGAATGATGGACGCCTTCGCCTCCGTCATTTCGAACAACCTGAACATCGTCATGAAATTCCTCGCGTCGATAACGATCGTGCTGGCGATTCCCACGATGGTCGCGAGCTTCTTCGGCATGAACGTCCCCGTGCCGTGGACCGCCCATCCGATGGGCTTCACAATAGTCTGCTTCATAGCGCTCATTATGACGATAGCGGCGACCTGGGTGCTCTGGAAGAAGAGGCTCTTTTAGCGGCAGGCGCGCTGATGGTATAAAAATATAAAGGCCTTCCGCGTTTTCCTGCGGAAGGCTTTCTCGTTTACGGCTTTAGCTCTTTTAAAGCGCGCTGACGCCGCCACGGTTCTTGTAAGTGCTTCCTGTACGGCATGTCAAGGACGATCGACGAGAATGTCTGCCCGTACTCTCCGAGAGAAACCAGAAATGACTGAAGGTCC of Synergistes jonesii contains these proteins:
- a CDS encoding magnesium transporter CorA family protein; protein product: MLKITKTTETHLIELSPERIEAGAWINLVRPTADELSEAERMTGAPQDFIRSAMDPEESSRIEIEENHILVLINVPIDHESHDYEYDTIPLGIIITPDYFVTICQEYNDVIQNFSEARFRYFCTFKRTRLLFQILYRSAMLFLKDLRQMTRRSDQIEQDLRQSMKNEELFQLLDLQKGLTYYSMSLRSNKVVVERLLRLCSNPQVSHIIKFREEDDDLLDDVRVEYDQAIEMAQIQTDVLAGMMDAFASVISNNLNIVMKFLASITIVLAIPTMVASFFGMNVPVPWTAHPMGFTIVCFIALIMTIAATWVLWKKRLF
- a CDS encoding ISNCY family transposase, which produces MMSMTNDEARRVRIIGAASSGLVTNGEASEQLGISIRQIIRLKASFARNGARGMVHGNAGRKPRHALSDEVKTRIVELFEGKYFDYNFSHFTERLNEAEGMSVSRSSVFRVLKGAGIKSKKAVKHKAKQHRPCPRKTTAGIMWQTDASRHKWFGEEHGYATLHAYIDDATGVVTGAFFTETECMRGYAAALEQGMLAYGLPLSIYSDRHTIFRSPKELTDDEILSGTELPLSNFGKALYELGIKQITAHSPHAKGRIERLWNTFQTG
- a CDS encoding Lrp/AsnC ligand binding domain-containing protein gives rise to the protein MLQCWNITGDNNFVMATVFQSVKDLQSFLVSLGEYGQTFSSIVLDMPYRKHLQEPWRRQRALKELKP